The following nucleotide sequence is from Scheffersomyces stipitis CBS 6054 chromosome 4, complete sequence.
TGAGTGTTTCTGTGGATATACTACTAGTACAACTATAAATATCCATAGACTAGTATCTATGGAGCCCCACCATTGCATTCTACACTTCTATTTATCACGTCTTTATGTACTAAATACACATTACAATTAACGTTATGTATTATCCTATTGTAGCATTAAATACTGCTATAGTTATCATAGTGTATACGAGGGAACCATGGTTCTCATTATAGTATAACCTATAAATACTTCAATAGCATCATGTACCATTGTAATACAATAAATATTCTGCAGTTATACTACAATACTCTACAGTTGTCTCTCAATGCAATGTTCTGTTCTATGCTATCTAATGTATATCACTTGAAGTCTTTATAGGTCCACTTCTCGGTAATCTTTGGTGTatactttcttctcttggcCACTGGGATTCTCGTCTCGATCTTTCCGGTTGACTGCAAGTTCAACATCTGGTCGTAGAACAAGTTTCCTTCCGGCTTCAAGTTTTTTAAGTTGTTGGTCAACTCGTTGGATAACTTCACTTCCAAAGGTGCCTGAACTGCATCgtacttgaacaacttcttAGGTTTGTTGCTGACGTTTTTGTCCTTCTTGCtggtcttcttgttggtagaattgtcttctttctgcAACAATTCATCTAAGTTAGTCAAGTCGCGTaactgcttcttcaactccttcaactcctgCTGTAACCCCTCTCTCTTCTTgtgcttttcttctctatttCTCTTGGTCTTGGTCTTGATCTTGACCTGCGTAGGCTTGTTTATAGACAACTGGTaatctccatcttcttcgtcttgctgttcttcttgttcgtTCTCGCTGTCTTCACTGTCAGACTCGTTAACGTCCAACGTATtcatcaactccttgatCTTCTCGCGGTGTTCGGCCATCTGTTGACGAGTCAACTCACGCTTGTGTTCCAAGCCATACTCCTTATTTATCAACTGTTTCCAGGACTCCAAAGAGGGATTGTACGATTTGCCTGCGTCGATgactttcttgttcaaatcaTTCTCAATAACACGAATGGGTGCACTCTTCAACGTCTTGGGCACAACGGAAGCCTGGGTGAACTCAGTTGTAGACGAAAAATTGGATACGGGAGTCTCTTCAATCTCCTCAGTACCCCAAAGATCCTTGTTCTGAACATGTATTAAGCCATCTTTGTCGattctattcttgattttAGACTCGTCCTTGTATTTTCCTCCTGCCAACTTCATCAATCTTAACACCTCTGTTCGCTTGACTCCCTGGATTGTATTTTTGGTTTCAGCTTTCGATCCTTTGGGATGGGAAAGAGCTTCAACTTTCGATTTGTTGGTGAGAATTTCATGAGTCTTgagcttcttttctactttCCTACTCTGTAAGGAAACTGAAGGAGTTGAGTCAATAACgaaatcatcttcatcttcatcttcatgGCCCCTCTTCAGACTCTTCTTTCCTACATGGATCTCATTTTCTCTATTCTCTTCCAAGGCTGTTTCCACATCCTGGATATCGATATTCTTTCTCCACGCCTTCTTTCCCTTTCTGGAAGGTTTGGGCTTTGCTCCACTATTCTTTACAGTTCCTGACATAGTGTTTTGCTCGATACTGTAGAATATACCGTTAATTTGGAGAAATCACTTAGAGTCTCGATTTTTTTATGTACCAGAGATGAGTAGCCTGCgcagaaaaaaaaaaatccTGACATCACGTGATGCTGATAAGATAAACATGGTTGCAAGATTCCTATATCTATACCGATATATATTTGGAAAGGATATCCATAGACAATATCCAAATCTCTGACTTATATCGTATAGAATTAGTCGCTATAATTACTTAATACAACTTCTCTATAATATCTAATGTTATCTATTATGCACATGTATTCGTTATTATCATACAATAGATTAAGAGTCATTACTCGACCGGAAGTTCTTTAGATCTTGTAGGGGTAGAGTCATCGTGAATATCATTGCGGATCAGGTCTAGCTCCGCATAAGGAGATGAACTTCGGCTCGTTTTTTCAAACCCTTGGCTCAACTTTTGGAGATTCTGTTCGCTGAGTCGGTTGGGAATGGGGGTAGACAAAGCTGAGGTGTTCCCCGATTTCcttctgtcttttctttccttcCTATCTTTTTTGAGGAGCCTACTCCTGTCCAAGACGCCGGGCTGCTGAGGCTCGCCGTTGGCAAATGCCATCATATCGTTACGCCTTCTAACACCCTCGTG
It contains:
- a CDS encoding predicted protein, encoding MSGTVKNSGAKPKPSRKGKKAWRKNIDIQDVETALEENRENEIHVGKKNEDDFVIDSTPSVSLQSRKVEKKLKTHEILTNKSKVEALSHPKGSKAETKNTIQGVKRTEVLRLMKLAGGKYKDESKIKNRIDKDGLIHVQNKDLWGTEEIEETPVSNFSSTTEFTQASVVPKTLKSAPIRVIENDLNKKVIDAGKSYNPSLESWKQLINKEYGLEHKRELTRQQMAEHREKIKELMNTLDVNESDSEDSENEQEEQQDEEDGDYQLSINKPTQVKIKTKTKRNREEKHKKREGLQQELKELKKQLRDLTNLDELLQKEDNSTNKKTSKKDKNVSNKPKKLFKYDAVQAPLEVKLSNELTNNLKNLKPEGNLFYDQMLNLQSTGKIETRIPVAKRRKYTPKITEKWTYKDFK